From the Thermococcus guaymasensis DSM 11113 genome, one window contains:
- a CDS encoding MFS transporter yields MFEDFRRMGRNFWLYTVGRWISQAGWVVQDVAVPLYVLDQTGSGAMMSLFIMAELIPRLLVNPIAGVIGDRYDRKKLMYGLDIARGVLLFAVIGFNLLGIYQLLAIQMVMSVMGAFFSAGIVGMFPDLVEREQLARANSILQSGGQILRILGPILGGLIYALGGIKLAFLVNAVSFFGSGLFEILIEYRRETRELSSLHEVWDDMLEGFRFMKSSKNLMVLVSFGILLNTLLNPVFAVVLPYLARIELGLSAVKFGSVETAATLGALAGNMLIALKLGEKSEDFLFGALFAQLLCLTGLAFVTRSILGELAYPSLLGIIGLIGLFNTLVNIPLFTKLQKAVPDEVRSRFFTAFETVMMATTPLGMALVGPLIDVAGTTVIILALTVPSVMITLYYYLRFRETVINIGSENAEVVP; encoded by the coding sequence ATGTTCGAGGATTTCCGGAGGATGGGCCGGAACTTCTGGCTCTACACCGTGGGCAGGTGGATATCACAGGCCGGATGGGTCGTGCAGGATGTTGCCGTTCCGCTCTATGTGCTCGACCAGACCGGCAGCGGGGCGATGATGAGCCTCTTCATAATGGCCGAGCTAATTCCGAGGTTGCTCGTGAACCCGATAGCCGGGGTTATCGGTGACCGCTACGACAGGAAGAAGCTCATGTACGGCCTCGATATAGCGAGGGGAGTCCTCCTCTTCGCGGTCATAGGGTTCAACCTGCTGGGAATATACCAGCTCCTGGCAATTCAGATGGTGATGAGCGTCATGGGAGCGTTCTTCTCGGCAGGCATAGTCGGGATGTTTCCCGACCTGGTGGAGAGGGAGCAGCTTGCGAGGGCGAACTCGATACTGCAGAGTGGTGGCCAGATACTAAGGATACTCGGCCCCATCCTCGGCGGGCTAATCTACGCCCTCGGCGGAATCAAACTGGCCTTCCTGGTGAACGCTGTGAGCTTCTTTGGCTCGGGACTGTTTGAAATCCTGATCGAGTACCGCAGGGAAACGCGGGAGCTCTCAAGCCTCCACGAGGTCTGGGACGACATGCTCGAAGGCTTCCGCTTCATGAAGAGCTCAAAGAACCTCATGGTGCTCGTAAGCTTTGGGATACTGCTCAACACCCTCCTCAACCCGGTGTTCGCGGTGGTCCTTCCCTACCTTGCCAGGATTGAGCTGGGCCTCTCTGCCGTCAAGTTCGGCAGCGTCGAGACGGCGGCGACCCTAGGGGCGCTGGCCGGAAACATGCTCATCGCATTGAAGCTCGGCGAGAAATCCGAGGACTTCCTCTTTGGAGCGCTGTTTGCCCAGCTCCTCTGCCTGACGGGCCTTGCCTTCGTGACGCGCTCCATCCTTGGCGAACTGGCCTATCCGTCCCTGCTTGGGATAATCGGCCTGATAGGGCTCTTCAACACCCTGGTCAATATCCCGCTCTTCACGAAGCTCCAGAAGGCAGTCCCAGATGAGGTCCGCTCCAGATTTTTCACGGCTTTTGAGACGGTGATGATGGCAACGACCCCGCTGGGCATGGCCCTCGTGGGGCCCCTCATCGACGTCGCAGGAACAACGGTGATAATCCTCGCCCTCACAGTCCCGAGCGTAATGATAACCCTGTATTATTACCTCCGCTTTAGGGAAACCGTTATAAACATCGGCTCAGAAAACGCGGAGGTGGTGCCGTGA
- a CDS encoding DUF4097 family beta strand repeat-containing protein — MIFENVREVDIKATNGRIEIEGWENDYVEVDYTIHGEVNVEVEQKGSKLIIREEPKKKFLNLLRENGWAEISLKVPRNVVVNAKNVNGELKARSVRFENVATVNGRIWLEDCETKNISTVNGEIMAHLTVAGPLKASTVNGEIELTIEELEGNVEVSCVNGDIVLRLTEFCDARIVSKRVNGDVKLVGIDPGDPVIGTGEFEVRASTVNGDVRVELI; from the coding sequence ATGATATTTGAAAACGTCCGGGAAGTCGACATAAAGGCCACCAACGGCCGGATCGAGATCGAGGGATGGGAGAACGACTACGTCGAGGTGGATTACACCATCCACGGCGAGGTAAACGTTGAAGTCGAACAAAAGGGAAGCAAGCTTATCATCAGAGAGGAGCCGAAGAAAAAGTTCCTGAACCTGCTCAGGGAGAACGGTTGGGCTGAGATAAGCCTGAAGGTGCCCAGGAACGTCGTTGTAAACGCCAAGAACGTGAACGGCGAGCTTAAGGCCAGGAGTGTTCGGTTTGAGAACGTCGCTACCGTGAACGGTAGGATATGGCTGGAGGACTGCGAGACCAAAAATATCAGCACGGTGAACGGCGAGATAATGGCTCACCTAACGGTTGCTGGCCCCCTGAAGGCCTCCACAGTGAACGGTGAAATCGAACTTACCATCGAGGAGCTCGAGGGGAACGTCGAGGTAAGCTGTGTCAACGGCGACATCGTGCTTCGCCTGACAGAGTTCTGCGATGCCAGGATAGTCAGCAAAAGGGTCAATGGAGACGTTAAGCTGGTCGGCATAGACCCGGGCGACCCCGTTATAGGGACGGGTGAATTTGAGGTCAGGGCCAGCACCGTGAACGGCGACGTGAGGGTCGAGCTGATTTGA
- a CDS encoding ArsR/SmtB family transcription factor, with protein MENDLKVQLEELKKRLEVLEESIDPVDEVMLSIKARLRRKLEGGSLPEIDEERAAKTLKALANPDRIRILKMLSEGPMGFKEIKDALGVESPTVSHHLKLLVKTRMVRKGERYEISPDGRLFLRLLEIITALEEVEE; from the coding sequence ATGGAGAACGACCTGAAGGTTCAGCTCGAAGAGCTGAAGAAGAGGCTGGAGGTGCTGGAGGAAAGCATTGACCCCGTTGATGAGGTCATGCTCTCGATAAAGGCCCGCCTCAGGAGAAAGCTCGAAGGCGGAAGCCTGCCCGAGATAGACGAGGAGAGAGCTGCGAAAACCCTCAAGGCCCTCGCCAACCCGGACAGGATAAGGATTCTGAAGATGCTTTCCGAGGGGCCGATGGGCTTCAAGGAGATAAAGGACGCCCTTGGGGTGGAAAGCCCCACCGTTTCCCACCACCTGAAGCTCCTGGTGAAAACCCGGATGGTGAGAAAGGGAGAAAGGTACGAAATATCGCCCGACGGACGTCTCTTTTTGCGCTTGCTTGAGATAATAACTGCCCTCGAGGAGGTGGAAGAATGA
- a CDS encoding PadR family transcriptional regulator: MREDLKRKIIKGLFTVPLKNIILVIVGLKGETHGYEILKELEKLAIGLWKPSHSNLYTILNKMVEEGLLEPHEEYRGKVRRIKYRLTEKGWDYLRTSNELTLRTLYTAISYHERLKRKIEETGRARKIDKGTLGEYLTLLKQIRDLLDEEIKTIESRLE, encoded by the coding sequence ATGAGAGAAGACCTGAAGAGGAAGATAATAAAGGGCCTCTTTACGGTTCCCCTGAAGAACATCATATTGGTCATCGTCGGCCTCAAAGGAGAAACACATGGTTACGAAATCCTGAAAGAGCTTGAAAAACTTGCAATCGGCCTTTGGAAGCCGAGCCATAGCAACCTATACACGATACTCAACAAGATGGTCGAGGAGGGTCTTCTGGAGCCCCATGAGGAATACCGTGGAAAGGTAAGGCGCATCAAGTACCGGCTGACCGAAAAGGGCTGGGACTATCTGAGGACATCGAACGAGCTGACTCTCCGAACCCTCTACACCGCGATAAGCTACCATGAGAGACTAAAGAGGAAAATCGAGGAGACTGGTAGGGCACGGAAGATCGACAAGGGGACCCTCGGGGAGTACCTCACACTCCTCAAACAGATTAGAGACTTGCTCGATGAGGAGATTAAGACTATAGAATCCCGGCTTGAGTGA
- a CDS encoding AEC family transporter, translated as MNIAEMLALIAVGYVLKRLIRSEKPFDYLRILVNDILLAFFVFGNVASKDLNYLLSIKTVFLYVFLIIGISLSTSYLYGCFVLKNDPWAGALMVLSVYPNTAALGFPIASLFLDDITPAILYSTTNSMIVIPIVTFIAAHYSSGGASVRASFLKAFKFPPTVANLFALALVIGGVHLPTQILEPVKTVGWLSIPLLIIYFGSRITLRAFNLRKLFEVGTFRIAIPFAFVFLTLHWARPEVFYSVLVEASMPPAIAANAILAQYRLKAEEAISVTFVLTLFVIVLFPVLRLVL; from the coding sequence ATGAACATCGCAGAGATGCTCGCGCTCATAGCGGTCGGCTACGTCCTCAAGCGCCTCATTAGGTCGGAGAAGCCCTTTGACTACCTCCGAATCCTGGTCAACGACATCCTTTTGGCCTTCTTCGTGTTTGGCAATGTCGCGAGCAAGGACTTAAACTACCTCCTCAGCATCAAAACCGTCTTTCTCTACGTCTTTCTTATCATTGGCATAAGCCTCTCAACATCATATCTCTACGGCTGCTTCGTCCTCAAAAACGACCCCTGGGCCGGTGCGCTGATGGTTCTCTCGGTCTACCCCAACACGGCAGCGCTTGGTTTTCCCATAGCAAGCCTCTTCCTCGACGACATAACGCCGGCCATACTCTACTCCACGACCAACTCGATGATAGTAATTCCAATCGTTACCTTCATAGCGGCCCACTACTCCAGCGGAGGCGCGAGCGTCAGGGCGAGCTTCCTGAAGGCCTTCAAGTTCCCACCAACGGTGGCAAACCTCTTTGCCCTGGCACTCGTCATAGGCGGCGTTCATCTTCCTACCCAAATCCTTGAGCCGGTAAAAACCGTTGGCTGGCTCAGCATTCCATTGCTCATCATCTACTTCGGCTCGCGGATAACGCTGAGGGCCTTCAACCTGAGGAAGCTCTTCGAGGTTGGAACGTTCAGGATTGCGATTCCTTTCGCCTTTGTCTTCCTGACCCTCCACTGGGCGAGACCCGAGGTCTTCTACTCGGTTCTCGTCGAGGCGAGCATGCCACCGGCCATAGCGGCCAACGCGATTTTAGCTCAGTACCGGCTAAAGGCGGAGGAAGCGATAAGCGTCACCTTCGTGCTGACCCTTTTTGTTATTGTTTTATTCCCCGTCCTCAGATTGGTCCTCTGA
- a CDS encoding M42 family metallopeptidase, which produces MERVVEILREILEIPSPTGYTKEVLAHIEKKLNEAGIKTRYTNKGALLAYNHPEPELVIAAHVDTLGAMVKGILPDGHLSFTKIGGLLLPAFEGEYCTIITRSGKRFRGTLLLKNPSVHVNKEAGKKERKEENMYIRLDELVEKKEDTEKLGIRPGDFIALDPKFEYVNGFVKAHFLDDKASVAVMIDLMLDLGAETLGKLPVAFFFSPYEEVGHGGSAGYPPTTKELLVVDMGVVGEGVAGKETAVSIAAKDSSGPYDYEMTTKLIELAEKHEIPHVVDVFPYYGSDGSAALRAGWDFRVALIGPGVHASHGMERTHIKGLLATKELIKVYIEERFRR; this is translated from the coding sequence ATGGAGCGCGTCGTTGAGATTCTGAGAGAAATCCTGGAGATTCCGTCCCCAACGGGCTACACTAAGGAAGTTCTCGCGCACATCGAGAAGAAACTGAACGAGGCAGGGATAAAGACCCGCTACACCAACAAGGGAGCTCTTTTAGCCTACAACCACCCGGAGCCGGAGCTCGTCATAGCAGCCCACGTTGACACCCTCGGCGCGATGGTTAAGGGCATCCTCCCCGACGGGCACCTGAGCTTCACGAAAATCGGCGGACTTCTCCTCCCGGCCTTCGAGGGCGAATACTGCACGATAATAACCCGCTCGGGGAAGAGGTTTAGGGGAACGCTCCTCCTCAAGAACCCGAGCGTCCACGTGAACAAGGAGGCCGGAAAGAAGGAGCGCAAGGAGGAGAACATGTACATCCGCCTCGACGAGCTTGTCGAGAAGAAGGAAGATACAGAGAAGCTCGGCATAAGGCCCGGCGACTTCATAGCCCTCGACCCGAAGTTCGAGTACGTGAACGGCTTCGTCAAGGCCCACTTCCTCGACGACAAGGCGAGCGTCGCAGTGATGATCGACCTGATGCTCGATTTAGGTGCCGAGACCCTCGGAAAGCTCCCCGTGGCGTTCTTCTTCTCGCCCTACGAGGAGGTCGGGCACGGCGGTTCGGCGGGCTATCCTCCGACGACTAAGGAGCTCCTCGTCGTCGACATGGGCGTCGTTGGAGAGGGCGTCGCGGGTAAGGAAACTGCCGTGTCGATAGCGGCCAAGGACTCGAGCGGGCCCTACGACTACGAGATGACGACGAAACTCATCGAGCTGGCCGAGAAGCACGAGATTCCCCACGTCGTAGACGTCTTCCCCTATTACGGCTCCGACGGCTCGGCGGCGCTCAGGGCAGGCTGGGACTTCCGCGTTGCCCTCATTGGACCCGGAGTGCACGCGAGCCACGGTATGGAGAGAACTCACATCAAAGGCCTTCTAGCGACGAAGGAGTTGATAAAGGTCTACATAGAGGAGCGATTTCGCCGGTGA
- a CDS encoding 6-pyruvoyl trahydropterin synthase family protein, which produces MRARIIERFKFEAAHAVLIDGKPEELHGHTFRLEVTVEGPIKEGYVIDFIQLRNLVNRVLEKLDHKNLNLLFENPTTENIALWIGEEVSRSLPEGVFLKRLVLWEGEENGVELEF; this is translated from the coding sequence ATGAGGGCCCGAATCATTGAGCGCTTCAAGTTTGAGGCGGCCCATGCGGTTTTAATCGATGGAAAGCCCGAGGAGCTTCACGGGCACACTTTCCGGCTGGAGGTGACTGTGGAGGGCCCTATAAAGGAAGGCTACGTCATAGACTTCATTCAGCTAAGAAACCTTGTCAACAGGGTTCTGGAAAAACTCGATCACAAGAACCTCAACTTGCTTTTTGAGAACCCAACGACCGAGAATATTGCACTGTGGATAGGAGAAGAGGTATCAAGGAGTCTCCCAGAAGGAGTATTCCTCAAAAGGCTGGTTCTATGGGAAGGCGAGGAAAACGGTGTCGAGCTGGAGTTTTAG
- a CDS encoding ABC transporter ATP-binding protein, whose amino-acid sequence MDHAVVLRNVRKRYGSHLVLNDVNLEIERGESVCIIGKNGSGKSTLLKVIAGLTDFEGKVELNVSGIGFVAQEPALYSRLTVKDNIELFSRLTGNINPGWVNELVTLLDLEKVMHVPVEKLSHGTVKKLDLVCALAGNPELVLLDEPLVSLDIESRNAMLSVCDLFREQGKTVVSVTHFIEVLGPKCDSVYLLEEGKLKRIG is encoded by the coding sequence ATGGATCATGCAGTAGTCCTCCGAAACGTTAGGAAGCGCTATGGAAGCCATTTGGTACTCAACGATGTCAATCTTGAGATAGAGCGGGGGGAATCGGTTTGCATCATTGGAAAGAACGGGAGCGGTAAGAGTACCCTTTTGAAGGTTATAGCCGGCTTAACCGATTTTGAGGGAAAGGTTGAACTCAATGTCTCCGGGATCGGCTTCGTTGCCCAAGAACCGGCCTTATACTCCAGACTGACGGTGAAAGACAACATAGAACTCTTTTCGAGACTAACTGGCAACATTAACCCCGGATGGGTCAATGAGCTTGTCACCCTTCTTGACCTTGAAAAGGTCATGCATGTTCCTGTGGAGAAACTCTCCCACGGCACCGTGAAGAAGCTCGATCTAGTTTGTGCCCTCGCGGGAAACCCTGAACTCGTGCTTCTCGACGAACCGCTAGTGTCCCTGGACATTGAATCAAGGAACGCCATGCTCTCTGTTTGTGATCTATTCAGAGAGCAGGGTAAGACCGTTGTGAGCGTCACGCACTTCATCGAGGTTCTTGGCCCAAAATGTGACTCAGTGTACCTTCTTGAAGAGGGAAAATTGAAAAGAATCGGCTAA
- a CDS encoding ABC transporter permease: MSSLFDLFLKEIKLIARRRSVLFFLIFIPLFFGVVSSSYKEAIPEDTPMAIVIEGNVSQDDVSAIMQIARTFSHPYLVSDLDAALKGLQREEYYVVIEVKHFESLENGEYVVYYDRSMNPVASISENLLRVLRVELRSAGISSTGINEKISLPTFFLPGVLLLISMIIGFELVADNCIAEKQVFPRLRLLGVLGRNIALRIVVMLLLVFIQSLIILVVYEAMGVEAFLNVKVLLILLLNTLFFSLLGLFVTMLLRFEAHAKTFLHVLMGFVIFISGLFYPVGFFPEALQRVARLIPTYYSAILMRSFMFRPVEMSLYSDYILINVVSVAVLIVGIITLHRRALKWIMQ; this comes from the coding sequence ATGTCCTCTCTTTTTGATTTGTTTTTAAAGGAGATTAAGCTGATAGCCCGTAGAAGGTCTGTTTTGTTTTTTCTTATTTTTATACCTCTGTTCTTTGGGGTGGTTTCAAGCAGTTATAAAGAAGCCATCCCAGAGGACACCCCCATGGCAATAGTCATTGAGGGCAATGTTAGTCAGGATGATGTGTCTGCTATTATGCAGATAGCTAGAACGTTCTCGCATCCCTATTTGGTCTCGGATCTTGATGCAGCCCTTAAAGGCCTCCAGCGCGAGGAATACTACGTCGTGATAGAGGTTAAGCATTTCGAGAGCCTTGAAAACGGGGAGTATGTTGTCTACTACGATAGGAGTATGAACCCTGTTGCTTCAATTTCGGAGAATCTCCTTAGAGTCCTCCGGGTTGAGTTGAGGAGTGCTGGGATTTCCTCAACGGGAATAAATGAGAAAATTTCCCTGCCTACGTTCTTTCTTCCAGGAGTTCTCCTGCTTATATCAATGATAATAGGTTTTGAGCTGGTTGCAGACAATTGTATAGCTGAGAAGCAGGTTTTTCCACGTCTTCGTCTCCTTGGGGTTCTCGGTCGGAATATTGCCCTGAGAATTGTGGTTATGCTGCTCCTTGTTTTCATCCAAAGTTTGATAATTCTGGTCGTGTACGAGGCCATGGGTGTTGAGGCGTTCTTGAATGTAAAAGTCCTGCTCATTCTGCTCTTGAATACGCTTTTCTTCTCTCTCCTCGGCCTCTTTGTTACAATGCTTCTGAGGTTCGAGGCCCATGCCAAAACTTTCCTGCACGTCCTGATGGGTTTCGTTATTTTTATTTCCGGCCTTTTCTACCCGGTGGGGTTCTTCCCGGAGGCTCTCCAGAGAGTTGCCAGGCTTATCCCCACTTATTACTCCGCAATCCTCATGAGGTCTTTCATGTTCCGCCCTGTGGAGATGTCCCTCTATTCCGATTATATTTTGATCAATGTCGTGTCAGTTGCAGTCCTTATAGTTGGAATTATAACCCTTCACAGGAGGGCGCTGAAATGGATCATGCAGTAG
- a CDS encoding DUF192 domain-containing protein gives MIINETKGKVWQGRVELADTFLKRFRGLMLVGNVNYALVFVLPDESRLNASIHMFFMLSDIDVIWLDSTRRVVDFTTARKWRMYSPKRPAKYIIEGPMGLIKSLDVEEGDVINWQTSEGIRKTIPVKVPFPEEIVLEKDTSKLVSLKSVMEAKSCKK, from the coding sequence ATGATAATCAACGAGACAAAAGGAAAAGTCTGGCAAGGACGTGTCGAGCTTGCGGATACATTCCTTAAGCGCTTTAGGGGGTTGATGCTCGTAGGAAATGTGAACTACGCCCTCGTTTTTGTACTTCCTGATGAGAGCAGGCTGAACGCCTCAATCCACATGTTCTTCATGCTGAGCGACATAGACGTGATATGGCTGGACTCCACGAGGCGCGTTGTGGACTTCACGACTGCGAGGAAATGGCGGATGTACTCTCCCAAAAGGCCCGCCAAGTACATAATCGAGGGGCCTATGGGACTCATTAAATCACTGGATGTCGAAGAGGGAGACGTGATAAACTGGCAGACCTCTGAAGGGATTAGAAAGACCATCCCTGTGAAAGTACCATTCCCTGAAGAGATTGTGCTGGAAAAGGATACAAGCAAACTAGTTTCCCTCAAAAGTGTCATGGAAGCAAAATCTTGTAAAAAATAG
- a CDS encoding 2-oxoacid:ferredoxin oxidoreductase subunit gamma, which translates to MRKEVLFSGFGGQGVILASVILGRAAAVYENLYAVQTQSYGPESRGGASKAEVVISDELIDYPKTLQPDYAVFFSQEAYNKYLRTVKEGATVIIEKDLIPHRDLDFEKKLNVVALPLTEIAEETTGLSLTMNILTLGLLVGITGIVSREAIEQAVRDSVPKGTEEINLKALHRGFELAEELKG; encoded by the coding sequence ATGAGGAAGGAAGTCCTCTTCAGCGGGTTCGGCGGTCAGGGCGTTATACTCGCGAGCGTCATCCTCGGCAGGGCGGCTGCTGTCTATGAGAACCTCTACGCCGTCCAGACCCAGAGCTACGGCCCGGAATCCAGGGGCGGTGCGAGCAAGGCGGAAGTGGTCATAAGCGACGAGCTGATTGACTACCCCAAGACGCTCCAGCCAGATTATGCGGTTTTCTTCTCCCAGGAGGCCTACAACAAGTACCTCCGCACGGTAAAGGAGGGCGCGACAGTAATAATCGAAAAAGATCTCATCCCCCACAGAGACCTCGACTTCGAGAAGAAGCTCAACGTCGTAGCCCTCCCCCTGACGGAGATAGCGGAGGAGACGACCGGCCTCAGCCTGACGATGAACATCCTTACCCTGGGACTACTCGTAGGAATTACGGGAATCGTGAGCAGAGAAGCGATAGAGCAGGCCGTCCGCGACTCCGTTCCGAAGGGCACGGAGGAGATAAACCTCAAGGCCCTCCACAGGGGGTTTGAGCTTGCAGAGGAGCTCAAGGGCTGA
- a CDS encoding 2-oxoacid:ferredoxin oxidoreductase subunit beta — protein sequence MYLKSAYEIRDKYLRKDMLPTIFCPGCGIGSVLQFTLRAIDDLGLNQDEIVWVSGIGCSSRVPGFVNFDGLHTTHGRALAFATGIKLTNPDLKIIAFMGDGDAAAIGGNHFIHAIRRNLDVTVILINNFTYGMTGGQVAPTALKGLRGTTAPYGQFENPFDIAGLAVAAGANYVARWTVFNYLQGINSIKKALSKEGFTLVEFLSPCPISFGRRNRMKTAPELIRWYQKITVPLSKAKKMSPEELEGKIVIGEFADRDRPGLVREYREYIKRAKKMMGWEK from the coding sequence ATGTACCTGAAGTCCGCTTACGAGATTCGCGACAAGTACCTCAGAAAGGATATGCTCCCAACGATATTCTGCCCCGGGTGTGGGATTGGCAGCGTCCTCCAGTTCACTTTAAGGGCAATAGATGACCTCGGCCTCAACCAGGACGAGATTGTATGGGTCAGCGGAATAGGCTGTTCCTCACGTGTGCCCGGCTTCGTTAACTTCGACGGTCTCCACACGACCCACGGAAGGGCGCTGGCCTTTGCAACGGGCATAAAGCTCACCAACCCCGACCTCAAGATAATCGCCTTCATGGGCGATGGTGACGCCGCAGCGATCGGTGGAAACCACTTCATCCACGCCATAAGGAGGAACCTCGACGTGACTGTAATCCTAATCAACAACTTCACCTACGGAATGACCGGCGGACAGGTCGCGCCCACCGCTCTGAAGGGCCTGCGCGGAACTACAGCGCCATACGGCCAGTTTGAGAACCCATTTGACATAGCCGGCCTGGCCGTTGCCGCCGGCGCTAACTACGTTGCTCGCTGGACGGTCTTCAACTACCTCCAGGGCATCAACAGCATCAAGAAGGCCCTCAGCAAAGAAGGCTTTACCCTCGTCGAGTTCCTGAGCCCGTGCCCGATAAGCTTTGGAAGGAGGAACAGGATGAAGACCGCCCCGGAGCTAATCCGCTGGTACCAGAAGATAACCGTTCCGCTCAGCAAGGCAAAGAAGATGTCCCCAGAGGAGCTTGAGGGCAAGATTGTTATAGGCGAGTTCGCCGACAGGGACAGGCCCGGCCTCGTGAGGGAGTACAGGGAGTACATAAAGAGGGCAAAGAAGATGATGGGGTGGGAAAAATGA
- a CDS encoding 2-oxoacid:acceptor oxidoreductase subunit alpha → MRYPFPVGKFDFIQGDEAIARAAILAGCRFYAGYPITPASEIFEAMALYMPLVDGVSIQMEDEIASIAAIIGASWAGAKAMTATSGPGFSLMMENLGYAVMTETPIVVVDVQRGGPSTGQPTLPAQGDIMQAIWGTHGDHMLIVLSPSTVQEAFDFTIRAFNLAEKYRTPVVLLTDAEIAHMRERVYIPNPDEIELVERKLPQNEEEARLPFGDPHGDGVPPMPIFGKGYRTYVTGLTHDERGRPKTVEAEVHEKLITRIFRKILDHKDEIIGYEEFMLDDADVAIVATGIVSRSAVRAVRILREKGVKAGLLKLNTLWPFDFDHIEELAERVRKIYVPEMNLGQLYHLVKEGANGKAEVELIAKLGGEVHTPMEIVRRVVG, encoded by the coding sequence ATGAGGTACCCGTTTCCCGTTGGAAAGTTCGATTTCATTCAGGGTGATGAGGCCATAGCAAGGGCCGCAATCCTTGCCGGCTGCCGTTTCTACGCGGGCTACCCGATAACGCCCGCCAGCGAGATATTTGAGGCTATGGCCCTCTACATGCCCCTCGTTGACGGTGTAAGCATCCAGATGGAGGACGAGATAGCGAGCATAGCCGCGATAATAGGCGCTTCCTGGGCTGGAGCGAAGGCGATGACGGCGACGAGCGGACCGGGATTCTCGCTAATGATGGAGAACCTCGGATATGCAGTAATGACCGAGACTCCCATAGTTGTTGTTGACGTCCAGCGCGGAGGCCCCTCAACGGGCCAGCCGACTTTGCCCGCTCAGGGCGACATAATGCAGGCCATATGGGGCACCCACGGCGACCACATGCTCATCGTCCTCAGCCCCTCGACCGTCCAGGAGGCGTTCGACTTCACAATCCGGGCCTTCAACTTGGCGGAAAAGTACAGGACGCCGGTGGTTCTCCTCACCGATGCGGAGATAGCCCACATGCGCGAGCGCGTTTACATTCCCAACCCTGATGAGATCGAGCTCGTTGAGAGAAAGCTTCCCCAGAACGAGGAGGAGGCCAGGCTCCCCTTTGGAGATCCGCACGGCGACGGCGTCCCACCGATGCCGATATTCGGGAAGGGCTACCGCACCTACGTGACCGGCCTGACCCACGACGAGCGCGGGAGGCCAAAGACTGTCGAAGCCGAAGTCCACGAGAAGCTCATAACGAGGATTTTCAGGAAGATACTCGACCATAAGGACGAGATAATAGGCTACGAGGAGTTCATGCTCGACGACGCCGATGTGGCCATCGTGGCGACCGGAATCGTCTCCCGCTCCGCCGTGCGTGCCGTCAGGATACTCCGCGAGAAGGGCGTTAAGGCGGGTCTGCTCAAGCTCAACACCCTCTGGCCCTTCGACTTCGACCACATCGAGGAGCTCGCGGAGCGCGTCAGGAAGATATACGTGCCCGAAATGAACCTCGGACAGCTCTACCACCTCGTCAAGGAGGGTGCCAACGGCAAAGCCGAGGTCGAGCTCATAGCCAAGCTTGGCGGTGAGGTGCACACGCCGATGGAGATAGTCAGAAGGGTGGTGGGATGA
- a CDS encoding 2-oxoacid:ferredoxin oxidoreductase subunit gamma, producing the protein MQIRLAGIGGQGVVLAGVILGEAAAIEGLNVLQTQDYSSASRGGHSIADVIISKEPIYDVMVTRADVLVALHQLGYDTVKDSLKEDGLLIIETDLVRPDRDYIGAPFTRIAEETTGLALTVNMVALGYLVAKTGVVKKESVEEAIRRRVPKGTEDVNIKAFMAGYEEGLK; encoded by the coding sequence ATGCAGATAAGGCTGGCTGGCATAGGTGGCCAGGGTGTCGTCCTGGCCGGTGTCATCCTCGGAGAGGCCGCCGCGATTGAGGGGTTGAACGTTCTTCAGACTCAGGACTACAGCTCCGCGAGCAGGGGAGGCCACTCCATAGCGGACGTCATAATCTCGAAGGAGCCGATTTACGACGTAATGGTCACGAGGGCAGACGTTCTCGTAGCGCTTCACCAGCTCGGCTACGACACCGTTAAGGACTCGCTGAAAGAGGACGGGCTCCTAATAATCGAGACGGATTTGGTCAGGCCCGATAGGGACTACATCGGCGCGCCTTTCACCAGAATCGCCGAAGAGACCACTGGACTCGCTCTGACAGTAAACATGGTCGCTCTCGGCTACCTCGTGGCGAAGACGGGCGTTGTGAAGAAGGAGAGCGTTGAGGAGGCGATTAGGAGGCGCGTCCCGAAGGGGACTGAAGATGTGAACATCAAGGCTTTCATGGCAGGTTATGAGGAGGGATTGAAATGA